From the genome of Bosea sp. Tri-49, one region includes:
- a CDS encoding ABC transporter substrate-binding protein: protein MNMIVKFAGAAALAAVLLQGPAFAQDASIKIPEQKVDEALRAKLPEAIRTAGKMISVNNGSFPPYEIVTDAKTMTGAAAELSDAIGQLLGVKIEHATVSGLAAALSGIASGRYQFAMGPVGDFKSRQESNDFVDYVREYVIFAVQKGNPKAIASLDDTCGKKIAVMSAGSAEKVIKAQAEKCTAEGKPALEVMSFTDQPTSILSVRSRRSDGFFSSQAPLTYFVQQAKGDLELAAVGKANGFQDLFQGAVVPKGSPLGEVLLASIKALKANGTYEAIFKKWGLDNNMIGEPGINLSKN, encoded by the coding sequence ATGAACATGATCGTGAAATTCGCCGGAGCCGCCGCGCTGGCTGCGGTGCTCCTGCAAGGCCCAGCCTTCGCCCAGGATGCCAGCATCAAGATTCCCGAGCAGAAGGTCGACGAGGCCCTGCGTGCCAAATTGCCGGAGGCGATCCGGACGGCCGGCAAGATGATCTCGGTCAATAACGGCTCCTTCCCGCCCTATGAGATCGTCACCGACGCCAAGACTATGACCGGCGCGGCCGCCGAGCTCTCTGATGCGATCGGCCAGCTTCTCGGGGTCAAGATCGAGCATGCGACGGTGAGCGGGCTCGCCGCGGCGCTGAGCGGCATCGCTTCCGGCCGCTACCAGTTCGCCATGGGTCCGGTCGGCGACTTCAAGTCGCGCCAGGAGTCGAATGATTTCGTCGATTATGTCCGCGAATACGTGATCTTTGCGGTCCAGAAGGGCAATCCGAAGGCGATCGCCAGCCTCGACGACACCTGCGGCAAGAAGATCGCGGTGATGTCGGCCGGTTCGGCCGAGAAGGTGATCAAGGCGCAGGCCGAGAAGTGTACAGCCGAGGGCAAGCCGGCGCTGGAGGTGATGTCCTTCACCGACCAGCCGACCTCGATCCTCTCGGTCCGCTCGCGGCGCTCCGACGGCTTCTTCTCATCGCAGGCGCCGCTGACCTATTTCGTCCAGCAGGCCAAGGGCGATCTCGAGCTCGCCGCGGTCGGCAAGGCCAACGGCTTCCAGGACCTGTTCCAGGGCGCGGTGGTGCCGAAGGGCTCGCCGCTGGGCGAGGTGCTGCTCGCCAGCATCAAGGCGCTCAAGGCGAACGGCACGTATGAGGCGATCTTCAAGAAATGGGGGCTCGACAACAACATGATCGGCGAGCCCGGCATCAACCTCTCGAAGAACTGA
- a CDS encoding deaminated glutathione amidase, whose translation MKAALGQFAVSREWQENLSTSIRLMGEAKAAGADLLLLPEGILARDITDPDIVLKTAQPLDGPFMQGVLAASKGSALTTLFCIHVPNGKGRVFNIHVAVRDGAIAAAYRKLHLYDAFSALESTNVEPGTEVPPLLEIAGLKCGLMTCYDVRFPELARRLALDGADVLLLPAAWVRGLGKEAHWDVLVTARALENTCYVVATGECGPRNIGASMVIDPLGVAIARAGEAPTLIYADIDPARIAAARAALPVLANRRFAGPELAA comes from the coding sequence ATGAAAGCCGCGCTCGGACAATTCGCCGTCAGCCGCGAGTGGCAGGAGAATCTTTCTACCTCAATCCGCTTGATGGGCGAGGCGAAGGCCGCCGGGGCCGATCTCCTGCTGCTGCCGGAGGGCATCCTGGCCCGCGACATCACCGACCCAGACATCGTGCTGAAGACGGCGCAGCCGCTCGACGGCCCGTTCATGCAGGGCGTCCTGGCCGCCAGCAAAGGCTCGGCGCTGACGACCCTGTTCTGCATCCATGTGCCGAACGGCAAGGGCCGCGTCTTCAATATCCATGTCGCGGTTCGCGACGGCGCCATCGCCGCCGCCTATCGCAAGCTCCATCTCTACGACGCCTTCTCGGCGCTGGAATCGACGAATGTCGAGCCCGGCACGGAAGTGCCGCCGCTGCTCGAGATCGCCGGCCTGAAATGCGGGCTGATGACCTGCTACGACGTCCGCTTCCCCGAGCTCGCCCGGCGCCTCGCGCTGGATGGCGCCGATGTGCTGCTGCTGCCGGCTGCCTGGGTCCGTGGTCTCGGCAAGGAGGCGCATTGGGATGTGCTGGTCACCGCCCGCGCGCTGGAGAACACCTGCTATGTCGTCGCTACCGGCGAATGCGGCCCGCGCAATATCGGCGCCAGCATGGTGATCGACCCGCTTGGCGTCGCAATCGCCCGCGCCGGCGAGGCTCCAACGCTGATCTATGCCGACATCGATCCGGCCCGCATCGCCGCGGCGCGTGCGGCGCTGCCGGTCCTCGCCAACCGCCGCTTCGCCGGCCCCGAGCTCGCCGCCTAA